Proteins encoded by one window of uncultured Celeribacter sp.:
- a CDS encoding MurR/RpiR family transcriptional regulator, with protein sequence MSASYQQRLAEHYADLSPRLREAGDYLVENPLDVATRSLRALAEEARIAPATFSRLARALGFETFETLREAVRTQLSLKVSTFATRAKDLRENQQGASERLLMRSLEAAHHNLDDLVRGLDPARLADLVEVLHKARHVLIVGALGSTGIAEYAGYMANFLGDKWRLAGRMGASYGSALSEMDARDAMLVITMTPSARVSVHAAEVARHQGVHVTVITDGYASPALRYANTSVIIPGETPNFFNTYTTTVFFLEMLMAMLAQHAGPDVVERISEIERHNRALGEVVDL encoded by the coding sequence TTGTCGGCGAGTTATCAGCAAAGGTTGGCGGAACATTACGCCGATTTGAGCCCGCGCCTGCGCGAGGCCGGGGATTATCTTGTCGAAAACCCGCTGGATGTGGCGACGCGGTCGCTTCGAGCCCTCGCAGAGGAGGCGCGAATCGCTCCGGCGACCTTCAGCCGTCTGGCCCGCGCTCTGGGGTTTGAAACATTTGAAACCCTGCGCGAAGCCGTGCGCACTCAGCTTTCTCTCAAGGTTTCGACCTTCGCCACACGCGCGAAGGACCTTCGAGAGAATCAACAGGGCGCATCAGAACGGCTTTTGATGCGCTCTCTGGAGGCGGCCCATCACAACCTTGATGACCTTGTGCGGGGGCTCGATCCTGCGCGTCTTGCGGATCTGGTCGAGGTGTTGCACAAGGCGCGCCACGTGCTGATCGTGGGGGCATTGGGCTCTACGGGGATTGCGGAATACGCCGGGTATATGGCCAATTTTCTTGGCGATAAATGGCGGCTTGCCGGGCGTATGGGGGCGTCCTACGGCTCAGCGCTGAGCGAGATGGACGCGCGGGACGCCATGTTGGTCATCACCATGACCCCCTCTGCGCGGGTCTCGGTCCACGCGGCTGAGGTTGCGCGACATCAAGGGGTGCATGTCACGGTAATCACGGATGGCTATGCCTCTCCCGCATTGCGTTACGCCAACACTTCGGTCATCATTCCAGGGGAAACTCCGAACTTTTTTAACACTTACACCACCACGGTATTTTTTCTTGAAATGCTCATGGCCATGCTTGCGCAACACGCCGGACCGGATGTTGTAGAGCGCATATCAGAGATCGAGCGTCACAACAGGGCGCTTGGAGAAGTGGTCGATCTCTGA
- a CDS encoding aspartate aminotransferase family protein has protein sequence MTHVFYRNSRTTPPTAVRGEGAYIYDSTGKRYLDGSGGAAVSCLGHSDPDVIAAVQAQVETLEFAHTGFFTSEPAEALAERLIAHAPDGLDKVYFLSGGSEAVETALKMARQYFVETGEPQRTRFISRRQSYHGNTLGALAAGGNVWRKAQFAPLLAETSHIAPCYAYRGQEAGESLEAYGLRAANALEEELLQVGPETVIAFIAEPVVGATLGAVPAVPGYFKRIREICDRYGVLLILDEVMCGMGRTGTLFACEQDGVTADILTIAKGLGAGYQPIGATLCSARIHEAFVQGSGFFQHGHTYIGHPVACAAGDAVVTKLTEGGLVERAARMGDTLDHALRAAFADHPHIGDIRGRGMFRGLEMVQDRDSKTPFDPALGINKKVKAAAFEAGLICYPMGGTVDGQKGDHVLLAPPFILTDDQVGELVEKLRTAFENALVGALS, from the coding sequence ATGACGCATGTTTTCTACCGCAATTCCCGCACCACACCGCCGACGGCCGTCCGTGGCGAAGGCGCTTACATTTATGACAGCACCGGCAAGCGGTATCTGGATGGCTCCGGCGGCGCGGCGGTGTCTTGTCTCGGGCATTCCGATCCCGATGTGATTGCCGCAGTGCAGGCGCAGGTCGAAACGCTCGAATTTGCCCACACCGGCTTTTTCACCTCGGAACCTGCCGAAGCTCTGGCCGAGCGCCTGATTGCCCATGCCCCCGACGGGCTTGATAAGGTCTATTTCCTGTCCGGCGGCTCGGAAGCGGTGGAAACCGCGCTCAAAATGGCACGACAATATTTCGTCGAAACCGGCGAACCGCAACGCACGCGGTTCATCTCGCGACGCCAAAGCTATCACGGCAACACCCTCGGCGCGCTCGCGGCGGGCGGCAATGTCTGGCGCAAGGCGCAATTCGCACCGCTTCTCGCGGAAACCTCTCATATCGCGCCCTGTTATGCCTATCGCGGACAAGAGGCAGGCGAGAGCCTTGAAGCCTACGGCCTGCGGGCTGCCAATGCGTTGGAAGAGGAATTGCTGCAGGTCGGGCCGGAGACGGTGATCGCCTTCATCGCGGAGCCGGTTGTTGGGGCGACGCTGGGCGCTGTGCCCGCTGTGCCCGGATATTTCAAACGCATTCGGGAGATTTGTGATCGCTACGGCGTGCTTTTGATCCTCGATGAGGTGATGTGCGGCATGGGGCGAACTGGCACGCTTTTTGCCTGCGAACAGGACGGCGTGACCGCCGACATCCTCACCATCGCCAAGGGACTCGGCGCCGGGTATCAGCCGATCGGCGCCACGCTCTGTTCCGCCCGCATTCACGAGGCATTTGTGCAAGGCTCCGGGTTTTTCCAGCATGGCCACACCTATATCGGCCACCCGGTCGCCTGTGCGGCCGGGGATGCGGTCGTGACGAAACTCACAGAGGGCGGTCTTGTCGAACGGGCGGCCCGAATGGGCGACACCCTCGATCACGCCCTGCGCGCCGCGTTTGCGGATCATCCCCATATTGGCGACATTCGCGGGCGTGGCATGTTCCGCGGGCTGGAAATGGTGCAAGATCGCGACAGCAAAACCCCCTTCGATCCGGCGCTTGGGATCAACAAAAAGGTGAAAGCCGCCGCCTTCGAGGCCGGGCTGATCTGTTACCCGATGGGGGGCACAGTCGATGGGCAAAAGGGCGATCACGTGCTCCTCGCGCCGCCCTTCATCTTGACCGATGATCAGGTCGGGGAGTTGGTCGAAAAACTGCGCACGGCATTTGAGAATGCCCTTGTCGGAGCCCTGTCGTGA
- a CDS encoding 3-keto-5-aminohexanoate cleavage protein → MTALPRIMVAPNGATKTKADHPALPMSLDELTDTARACQTAGAQGLHFHLRTPEGTHLLDSGAYREALAHLSEQVPGMALQITTEAAGIYHPPHQRHVALHSGASLVSVSLREMLRDGAEVAGRFYRNCADAGITVQHICYDREDAEHLTHVLPCEQFENPALQLLFVLGRYTAGQISSPDMLTPFTQWMRSRGIDPDWAVCAFGVGETTALTAAAALGGKMRVGFENSLWHPDGTLAENNAARVADLCAALALS, encoded by the coding sequence GTGACCGCCCTGCCCCGCATTATGGTCGCCCCCAATGGTGCGACAAAGACCAAGGCCGACCACCCTGCGCTTCCGATGTCTCTTGATGAGCTGACCGACACCGCACGTGCCTGCCAAACGGCAGGCGCACAGGGGCTGCATTTCCATTTGCGTACCCCTGAAGGCACGCACCTCCTCGACAGCGGCGCCTATCGCGAAGCCTTGGCACATCTCTCGGAACAGGTTCCGGGGATGGCGCTTCAGATCACGACGGAGGCCGCAGGCATTTACCATCCGCCACATCAACGCCATGTCGCGCTACACTCGGGTGCCTCTCTGGTCTCTGTCTCCCTGCGCGAAATGTTGCGGGATGGGGCGGAGGTGGCCGGGCGTTTTTATAGGAACTGCGCGGACGCCGGGATCACTGTCCAACATATCTGTTACGACCGGGAGGATGCCGAACATCTCACCCACGTGCTACCATGCGAGCAGTTCGAAAATCCCGCCCTGCAACTCCTCTTTGTGCTGGGGCGCTATACGGCTGGGCAAATTTCCTCCCCCGACATGCTCACCCCCTTTACGCAATGGATGCGCAGCCGTGGGATCGACCCCGATTGGGCCGTCTGTGCCTTTGGCGTCGGCGAAACGACCGCGCTGACAGCTGCGGCTGCGCTGGGTGGGAAAATGCGAGTGGGCTTTGAGAATTCGCTGTGGCATCCTGACGGGACATTGGCCGAAAACAATGCCGCGCGGGTCGCGGACCTCTGTGCAGCCTTGGCGTTGAGCTAG
- a CDS encoding TniQ family protein produces the protein MSRLKLTVSPHEGETTLSIVSRLALRNGASFVQDFCAGMGVSWRDAANGETGEIRRLADLAGLDADDLAARSVIRKEHPGYRVNGQYLTSKTLVRRELRVCPRCLCEDDQRGGPLARHGRLEWLVAAYRTCHIHQTPMLTLPDAEYPRCRHDFGQRLRDYWRGILRAERELAPSNTLGLLEIGTAS, from the coding sequence ATGTCTCGATTGAAACTGACGGTTTCGCCTCACGAGGGCGAAACCACCCTATCGATTGTTTCACGTTTGGCGCTCCGCAACGGGGCCAGTTTTGTTCAGGACTTCTGTGCCGGCATGGGGGTGTCCTGGCGGGATGCAGCCAATGGCGAGACCGGCGAAATTCGCCGTCTCGCCGATCTGGCCGGGTTGGATGCAGATGATCTAGCCGCGCGGTCGGTGATCCGGAAGGAGCATCCTGGCTACAGGGTGAACGGACAGTACCTTACCTCAAAAACCTTGGTGCGGCGCGAACTTCGTGTCTGCCCTCGGTGTCTGTGCGAGGATGATCAACGTGGCGGGCCATTGGCCCGTCACGGAAGGTTAGAATGGTTGGTCGCCGCATACAGGACTTGTCACATTCATCAAACACCGATGCTGACGCTCCCGGATGCCGAATATCCACGCTGCCGTCATGATTTCGGTCAGCGGCTGCGAGATTATTGGCGGGGTATCTTGCGGGCCGAACGTGAATTGGCACCGAGCAACACCTTGGGATTGCTTGAAATCGGCACCGCATCTTGA
- a CDS encoding TniB family NTP-binding protein, translating into MNIRAQIGPEIHRELARLRSRFVPRGCYVQLKEAMSVLEDRRRAELAEGLNPEARGVAVIGNSGSGKSTAVAHFFRGHDTLRLLSHDTETADVASFLVPSPATLKGVGISCLNGLGYPLMRDRTAGIIWELVQSHLRELQIMFLHLDEAQDLMGSQSEREMLAVVNTLKSVMQNRHWPVSIVLSGLPTLKTLLNLDPQLGRRFTPISFGQIDDIQDGKNVCELIQQYRQAAGLESSESVENDDFVARLIHAAAHEFGILIEVIIGAIEICMRRSENTLQLQHFRAEFLRRTGCAGDLNPFIRRDFTALNPRLLLPGNEDTRLGDVPPRRGR; encoded by the coding sequence ATGAACATACGCGCACAGATTGGCCCCGAAATTCACCGCGAACTCGCGCGGCTGCGCAGTCGTTTTGTTCCGCGAGGCTGTTACGTTCAGCTCAAGGAGGCCATGAGCGTTCTGGAGGACCGGCGGCGGGCAGAGCTCGCCGAAGGTTTGAACCCTGAGGCCCGTGGCGTTGCCGTGATTGGCAACAGCGGATCAGGAAAATCGACCGCAGTCGCACATTTTTTCCGTGGCCATGACACCCTTCGGCTCCTGTCCCATGACACAGAAACGGCTGACGTCGCGAGCTTCTTGGTACCGTCCCCAGCGACCTTGAAGGGTGTCGGTATTTCTTGCCTGAACGGCTTGGGTTATCCGCTGATGCGGGACCGGACGGCCGGCATTATCTGGGAACTCGTCCAATCCCACCTGCGCGAGCTGCAGATCATGTTCCTGCACCTTGATGAGGCTCAGGATCTGATGGGGTCCCAAAGCGAGCGTGAAATGCTGGCGGTCGTGAACACACTGAAATCCGTCATGCAGAACAGACATTGGCCCGTCAGCATCGTGCTCAGCGGTCTACCCACGCTGAAGACCCTGCTAAACCTTGATCCACAACTCGGGCGTCGGTTCACACCCATCAGTTTCGGTCAGATCGACGATATCCAGGACGGGAAGAACGTATGTGAACTTATTCAACAATACAGGCAGGCCGCAGGCCTTGAAAGCTCGGAAAGCGTGGAGAACGATGATTTCGTCGCGCGGCTGATCCACGCGGCCGCGCATGAATTCGGTATCTTGATCGAAGTGATCATCGGAGCGATCGAAATCTGCATGCGCAGGTCAGAAAATACGTTGCAACTCCAGCATTTCAGGGCTGAGTTTTTGCGGCGAACGGGCTGTGCTGGCGACCTCAACCCCTTCATTCGGCGCGATTTCACGGCATTGAATCCAAGACTTCTCCTGCCAGGCAACGAGGATACGCGTCTCGGGGATGTCCCTCCGCGGCGGGGGCGCTGA
- a CDS encoding TnsA endonuclease N-terminal domain-containing protein — protein MSSQNSNGFILPEPSRATRPISWKSRGSCRGSAVLYLGSHRQIVVYESLLELMCILLIISRGDVIDVWDQPPAIHFRRPDGSHHEHTPDYLVELADGTRFAVAVKPIDQVKRRDFDIELSYVAACMPASYADGMILMSDADFTRAQALNAQRYHEFKKIPDAQADQALAAVISQQTEPTTLEMLVKQVDLAGRGFRAAFRAIIEGRLRQVAHGKIGLQTLVMAEGAA, from the coding sequence ATGTCTAGTCAGAATAGCAATGGGTTCATCCTGCCCGAACCATCCCGAGCCACGCGCCCGATTTCGTGGAAATCGCGCGGTAGCTGCCGGGGTTCCGCTGTGCTGTACCTCGGCAGCCATCGGCAGATCGTCGTCTATGAGAGCCTGCTGGAGCTCATGTGCATCCTGCTCATCATCTCTCGTGGCGATGTCATTGATGTCTGGGACCAGCCCCCGGCCATCCATTTCAGACGTCCAGATGGCAGCCATCATGAACACACCCCAGATTACCTGGTCGAGCTCGCAGATGGCACCCGTTTTGCAGTTGCAGTGAAGCCGATTGATCAAGTGAAGCGGCGCGATTTCGATATTGAACTCAGCTACGTCGCAGCATGTATGCCAGCGTCCTACGCTGATGGCATGATCCTGATGTCCGACGCAGATTTCACGCGAGCACAGGCGCTGAATGCGCAGCGGTACCACGAGTTCAAGAAGATACCCGATGCGCAGGCAGATCAGGCGCTCGCAGCGGTTATCAGCCAGCAAACTGAACCGACAACGCTGGAAATGCTCGTCAAACAGGTCGATCTGGCGGGTCGCGGGTTTCGCGCCGCGTTCCGAGCGATCATCGAGGGCCGCCTCCGTCAGGTCGCACATGGCAAAATTGGTCTGCAAACACTGGTTATGGCGGAGGGTGCAGCATGA
- a CDS encoding metallophosphoesterase encodes MRAFRRRATWQTADLHFGHERIIEFCKRPFRSVSEMNAAIIANFQACVSHDDDLWILGDFAFGRADDAARFEGWFHSLPGRKHLIIGNHDDEAAISLPWHSVEYMAELQDGDQGLVLCHYPMITWNGARRGALQLFGYVHDQWPGSRNSVNVGVDQWGFRPVQIQEIAQRATKLPVNKHWTDVEHGNELV; translated from the coding sequence ATGCGGGCATTCCGCAGGAGGGCAACATGGCAAACTGCTGACCTCCACTTTGGTCACGAGCGCATCATCGAATTTTGTAAGCGTCCGTTCCGTTCGGTATCTGAGATGAACGCCGCGATCATCGCGAATTTTCAAGCCTGTGTCAGCCACGACGATGACCTGTGGATCCTCGGCGACTTCGCATTTGGGCGGGCAGATGATGCAGCGCGGTTTGAGGGCTGGTTTCACAGTTTACCTGGCCGAAAGCACCTCATCATCGGAAATCACGATGATGAGGCGGCGATATCGCTGCCTTGGCATAGCGTCGAATACATGGCCGAGCTTCAGGATGGGGATCAGGGCCTGGTGCTTTGTCATTATCCCATGATCACATGGAATGGAGCTCGTCGAGGCGCATTGCAGCTCTTCGGTTATGTGCATGACCAGTGGCCGGGATCACGGAACAGCGTCAATGTCGGTGTTGACCAGTGGGGCTTTAGGCCCGTGCAAATTCAGGAGATTGCGCAGCGTGCCACAAAACTACCGGTGAACAAGCATTGGACTGATGTCGAGCATGGGAATGAGCTGGTGTAA
- a CDS encoding IS5 family transposase (programmed frameshift) encodes MTGHVLTDAQWAIIEPFCLGKATDPGQTGRDPRLFMEAVLWIVRTGAQWRELPVEFGKWNSVFKRFRRWVKADAFYSMFRTLAEDADFEYAMIDGSIVKVHRSGQGAKGGPQSQAIGRSRGGMTTKIVALTDALGNLVDFRLLPGQAHDLRGVPELIDKLAADHLLADRAFDADWLRTALTERSIAPVIPPKSNRRFPAEFDKETYKWRHLIENYFGKLKENRGIAMRSCKTDQSFKAFISLAASISQLR; translated from the exons TTGACCGGTCATGTCTTGACCGACGCCCAATGGGCAATCATCGAACCTTTCTGTCTTGGCAAGGCCACAGATCCCGGCCAAACCGGACGCGATCCACGCCTGTTCATGGAGGCTGTGTTGTGGATTGTGCGAACCGGAGCGCAATGGCGGGAACTGCCCGTCGAATTCGGGAAGTGGAATTCTGTCTTCAAACGCTTCCGGCGATGGGTGAAAGCTGACGCTTTCTACAGCATGTTCAGAACCTTGGCTGAGGACGCCGACTTCGAATACGCGATGATCGACGGTTCCATCGTCAAGGTCCACCGTTCCGGCCAGGGCGCAAAAGGGGGAC CACAGAGCCAGGCCATAGGGCGCTCGCGCGGCGGCATGACGACGAAAATCGTTGCCCTGACCGACGCGCTTGGCAACCTTGTCGATTTCCGCCTGTTGCCGGGGCAAGCGCATGACCTGCGCGGCGTGCCGGAGCTGATCGACAAGCTCGCCGCAGATCACCTGCTCGCGGATCGCGCCTTTGATGCCGATTGGCTCCGAACTGCGCTGACCGAACGGAGCATTGCACCGGTCATTCCGCCGAAATCCAACCGCCGCTTTCCTGCCGAGTTCGACAAGGAAACCTACAAATGGCGGCATCTGATCGAAAACTATTTTGGAAAGCTCAAGGAAAACAGAGGCATCGCCATGCGCTCGTGCAAAACCGACCAGAGCTTCAAGGCGTTCATTTCACTGGCCGCATCAATCAGTCAACTCAGATGA
- a CDS encoding DUF6527 family protein, with protein sequence MMIDILRKSCEHFRLIPRSDLVARVTPTHPAPDQIVPGEMIIVRDGVDKWACFHCPGGCGETIKLSLSKKRRPRWTAMLDWLKRPTISPSVRQTNECRCHFWIRQGRVDWCRDSGVGRTKS encoded by the coding sequence ATGATGATCGACATTTTGCGAAAGAGCTGCGAGCACTTCCGCCTCATTCCACGAAGTGACCTGGTTGCCAGGGTAACACCCACACACCCCGCGCCGGATCAGATCGTTCCTGGTGAGATGATCATCGTGCGTGATGGCGTCGACAAATGGGCCTGCTTCCACTGCCCCGGCGGGTGCGGTGAGACCATCAAGTTGTCCCTCAGCAAGAAACGGAGGCCTAGGTGGACGGCTATGTTAGACTGGTTGAAGCGCCCGACGATCTCACCTTCGGTTCGGCAAACGAATGAGTGCCGGTGTCATTTCTGGATCCGGCAAGGGCGGGTCGACTGGTGTAGAGACAGCGGTGTGGGTCGTACGAAGTCTTAG
- a CDS encoding ThiF family adenylyltransferase, whose product MKRTDITLHARHRDKLQALLAHPRGHEGAAYMLLGKSEIGQDPWDLEPRTRYTSYEVIAIPQEDLVDTSDKHVTWNTNSFAQLCRRAKEEGLVPAIVHSHPGGFDGFSDQDDRNERDLLTMARNRNGEGTRLVSIVQVGDNLYRARVWEDDMTPLPCDRVTVIGTRLEIQSADVPTPSETLARQALAFGPEVNGLLKQLSVAVVGCGGTGSPVVQLLARLGVGRIVVIDDDVVEHSNLNRLYGATRKDADQAVPKVDVMAREVTMMGLDVDIRSMNGWVDAPHIRDALKSCDVIFGCTDDHAGRLYLNRIAHFYLIPVIDVGLILMPRDDGEPGLLEMAARVSVLFPTSACHGCRGTVDRARAREEDLERSDPAEFERQKTEAYVRGAGNPAPAVVTFTSEAATMAVNELLAGLVDFRGGGGWTWQRYRKLDKGFERSQAAQARPDCPVCGSEEYWGLGDVEPFLDRIG is encoded by the coding sequence ATGAAACGCACCGACATCACTCTTCATGCCCGTCACCGCGACAAGCTGCAGGCGCTGCTCGCGCACCCCCGGGGGCACGAAGGCGCCGCCTACATGCTGCTCGGCAAAAGCGAGATCGGGCAGGACCCCTGGGACCTCGAGCCGCGGACCCGTTACACCTCCTATGAGGTCATCGCGATCCCTCAGGAGGATCTCGTCGATACCAGCGACAAGCATGTCACCTGGAACACCAACTCCTTTGCTCAGCTCTGTCGCCGGGCCAAGGAGGAAGGCCTAGTGCCGGCGATCGTTCATAGTCACCCGGGAGGCTTCGATGGTTTCTCGGACCAGGACGATCGCAACGAGCGCGACCTCCTCACCATGGCCCGGAACCGGAACGGCGAAGGGACGCGCTTGGTGAGCATCGTGCAGGTCGGTGACAACCTCTACCGGGCACGGGTCTGGGAAGACGACATGACACCCCTGCCCTGTGATCGTGTGACCGTCATCGGCACTCGGCTCGAGATCCAGTCGGCCGACGTGCCGACTCCGTCGGAAACCTTGGCCCGACAGGCACTGGCATTCGGGCCGGAGGTCAACGGACTCCTTAAACAGCTCTCCGTTGCCGTGGTCGGCTGCGGCGGCACCGGAAGCCCGGTCGTCCAGCTCCTTGCCCGCCTCGGCGTGGGGCGCATCGTGGTCATCGACGATGACGTGGTCGAGCATTCCAACCTGAACCGCCTGTACGGCGCGACGCGGAAAGATGCCGACCAAGCGGTGCCCAAGGTCGATGTCATGGCGCGCGAGGTGACGATGATGGGTCTCGACGTCGACATCCGGTCGATGAACGGTTGGGTGGATGCACCCCATATCCGTGACGCGCTGAAATCCTGCGACGTCATCTTCGGATGCACGGATGATCACGCCGGGCGTCTCTACCTCAACCGCATCGCGCATTTCTACCTTATCCCGGTCATCGATGTCGGGCTGATCCTGATGCCCCGTGACGATGGTGAGCCCGGCCTCCTCGAGATGGCTGCGCGGGTCAGCGTGCTGTTTCCCACGTCGGCGTGCCACGGCTGCCGCGGTACAGTCGATCGCGCCAGAGCCCGCGAGGAGGATCTCGAGCGATCGGACCCCGCCGAATTTGAACGGCAAAAGACCGAGGCCTACGTGCGCGGCGCGGGCAATCCGGCACCGGCCGTGGTGACCTTCACCTCCGAGGCGGCCACCATGGCGGTGAACGAACTTCTTGCCGGTCTCGTCGACTTCCGTGGCGGCGGTGGATGGACATGGCAACGCTATCGCAAGCTCGACAAGGGCTTCGAGCGTTCGCAGGCGGCACAGGCGCGGCCTGACTGCCCGGTCTGTGGTAGCGAGGAATACTGGGGCCTCGGCGACGTCGAGCCGTTCCTGGATCGTATCGGGTGA
- a CDS encoding E2/UBC family protein has protein sequence MSLLPRQDRRYLEGRDITVREVIEGGKKGVILTGITLPEGKYQVAQADILILLPPSYPEVAPDMFYAVPHLQLLADQREPRCTQVRETHAGQNWQRWSRHNNQWRPGTDGIWTMLKRVEEALEVAA, from the coding sequence ATGAGCCTCCTCCCCCGTCAGGATCGCCGCTACCTCGAGGGGCGGGACATCACCGTTCGCGAGGTCATCGAAGGCGGAAAGAAGGGCGTGATCCTCACCGGAATCACGCTGCCGGAAGGCAAGTATCAGGTCGCCCAGGCGGATATCCTGATCCTGCTGCCGCCCTCGTATCCCGAAGTCGCGCCCGACATGTTCTACGCCGTGCCGCATCTCCAGCTCCTTGCCGACCAGCGTGAGCCCCGCTGCACGCAGGTGCGGGAGACTCATGCTGGCCAGAATTGGCAGCGCTGGTCTCGCCACAACAACCAGTGGCGTCCCGGCACTGACGGCATCTGGACCATGCTGAAGCGGGTCGAAGAGGCTCTGGAGGTGGCGGCATGA
- a CDS encoding multiubiquitin domain-containing protein yields MSTEPIETEDLQAALKAGRKPRDHGPYMVKVGDHDLKFTDAVINDPTPTGRQIIEGAGFRKAEEHLVFQVLRNGELEELRLEETTDLRPGQVERFLVFPSAESFRFDIDGKRLEWGHRVISGRVLKKLAGVDPAKFAVWQVIPGKDDILVGDTDLICLADAGLEHFFTGVPQTTEGGAA; encoded by the coding sequence ATGTCCACCGAACCGATCGAAACCGAAGATCTCCAGGCCGCCCTGAAGGCCGGCCGCAAGCCCCGCGACCACGGACCCTACATGGTCAAGGTCGGCGACCACGACCTGAAGTTCACCGACGCCGTCATCAATGATCCGACGCCCACCGGCCGCCAGATCATCGAGGGGGCCGGCTTCCGCAAGGCCGAGGAACACCTCGTGTTCCAGGTGCTGCGCAACGGTGAACTCGAGGAACTTCGCCTCGAGGAAACCACGGATCTGCGCCCCGGCCAGGTCGAGCGCTTCCTAGTCTTCCCGAGCGCGGAATCCTTCCGCTTCGACATTGATGGCAAACGCCTCGAGTGGGGCCACAGGGTCATCAGCGGGCGCGTGCTCAAGAAGCTGGCCGGGGTCGATCCCGCCAAGTTCGCCGTCTGGCAGGTGATCCCCGGCAAGGATGACATCCTGGTCGGCGACACCGATCTGATTTGCCTCGCGGATGCGGGTCTGGAGCACTTCTTCACCGGCGTGCCCCAGACCACGGAAGGGGGGGCGGCATGA
- a CDS encoding ImmA/IrrE family metallo-endopeptidase, with the protein MTHSPRRAEEILQALRLKRPEDINLEAIAWLQGAKVAYREMDGCEACIHGRADIGRAIIAINDAHGNIRRQRFSLAHELGHWEWHRGEHLFCAKEDIGGSSGRERGLSREKGANRFASELLMPKFMLKNALSDFKKFDMRAVRRLSDAFSVSKTAMAYRLVDLDFEPSLLASYSRNGLNWFKRSKSVGERWFLRRTLDPQSNAYDILHKGARDDLGLSLIEADTWFDTEGADRYELGEQSFRIGDDEVMTLLVLKSEYMMAR; encoded by the coding sequence ATGACTCATTCTCCGCGTCGTGCAGAGGAGATCCTTCAAGCATTGCGCCTGAAGCGACCGGAAGACATCAATCTTGAAGCCATTGCCTGGCTTCAAGGTGCCAAGGTCGCCTACCGAGAAATGGATGGGTGTGAAGCTTGCATCCATGGTCGAGCAGACATCGGTCGTGCGATCATCGCCATAAACGACGCGCACGGAAATATACGCCGTCAAAGGTTTTCGCTCGCGCATGAGCTGGGGCACTGGGAGTGGCACAGGGGTGAGCACTTGTTTTGCGCCAAAGAGGATATCGGGGGTAGCTCCGGGAGGGAACGGGGGCTGTCGCGGGAGAAAGGCGCGAACCGATTCGCCTCAGAACTGTTGATGCCGAAGTTCATGCTGAAGAACGCTCTAAGCGATTTCAAAAAGTTCGATATGCGCGCCGTGCGTCGTCTTTCGGACGCTTTTTCTGTTAGCAAGACAGCCATGGCATACCGCTTGGTAGATCTGGATTTCGAACCGAGCCTTCTGGCCTCTTACAGCCGTAACGGGCTAAACTGGTTCAAGCGCTCGAAAAGCGTCGGAGAACGGTGGTTCCTACGGCGCACGCTTGATCCACAGAGCAATGCCTATGATATCCTACACAAGGGGGCGCGGGACGATCTGGGGCTATCTCTTATCGAAGCGGATACTTGGTTTGATACTGAAGGTGCCGACCGATACGAGCTTGGCGAGCAATCATTCCGTATAGGTGATGACGAAGTTATGACCTTACTGGTTCTCAAAAGCGAATATATGATGGCTCGATGA